The Lacticaseibacillus pabuli region GCCGCGATTGTTGAATGGATTGTCAGCAAGTTCGCGTCATGGCGGCACAAGCCAGGCGCGGAGGCGCAATAGTACCCTTCTTATACAACAAGGCGGCTACCATTTTCGGTAGCCGCCTTGTTTTGCATACGTTGATGCTGGCTAGTGGGTTAAGCGTAGTGCCAGCTCCTGCCCCATGGCCTGAACGAGCGGCCGGTACGGCGCAAAGTCTTGTGCGACGGTGGCCTTGGTCGTTGTCGGTAGCATATGCAACCCGACATTGGTTGCTAACTCACGCATCCGCAACCCGTTGAGCACGAGTTTAATCGCAATTTCCGCCTGCATGGTGTGATTACCGTAGATGATAGTGCCGACGGGTTTGTCATTCCACTCCGCAAAGACGGTATCGAGCGCGTTCTTCAGGACTGCTGGGTAGCCCCAGTTGTATTGCGGAAAGACGATGACGAACGCGTCGCAACTTTCGATTAACTGAGCAAAATCCCGAGTGCTTTGGTTTTGGTAATTGCCATCTGCGGGCAACCCTGGTTCATCAAGAAATGGCAAGTTGATTGTCGCAAGGTCAATCAGTTTGAGTTCATATTCTGGCCGGGTCAGGCTAGCAATTGCCCATTCTGCAACCGCTGGCGCCAGGCGGTGGGTGCGATTAGAGCCGACAACGATGCCGACGGTTGGTTTCTTAGTTTCGTTCATAAAAGGTGCCTCCAATTGATTTCATATTGATTCACGTGAATACATTTGCTAGTATAGAGGCTAGAGATTCGCTTGTCAATTATTAATTCACATGAATGGAAGTGCCACAATGATCGACGAAATTTTGCAGTCTATTAATACCCTGCTTGCTCAGGACAGTGACGACGACGCGGAAAAGGCCGCCCTACTAGGCAACAGCGATAATCCTGAACTGCAACAACTGAACGGCAAATTAAACACACGTGATATCCTAGTGATTGCCGCTGTCACGGCGCGGTCA contains the following coding sequences:
- a CDS encoding NADPH-dependent FMN reductase; the encoded protein is MNETKKPTVGIVVGSNRTHRLAPAVAEWAIASLTRPEYELKLIDLATINLPFLDEPGLPADGNYQNQSTRDFAQLIESCDAFVIVFPQYNWGYPAVLKNALDTVFAEWNDKPVGTIIYGNHTMQAEIAIKLVLNGLRMRELATNVGLHMLPTTTKATVAQDFAPYRPLVQAMGQELALRLTH